Part of the Streptomyces antimycoticus genome, GGGGCCGGACCCGCGGCATACGATGCCGGAAGTCCTGGCTCCTGGCCGCATCAGAGACGAGGGAGCGTGAACTGTGACCGTCAAGGGCGCGTTGTTCGACTTCTCCGGGACGCTGTTCCGAATCGAGTCCACCGAGTCCTGGCTCCGTACCGCGCTGGAACGGAGCGGGACCCCGGTCCCGGACGAGGAGGTCGTACGGTACGCGCGGGACCTGGAGGAGGCCGGTGCGCTGCCCGGCGGCGCCCCGCCGCTCACGGTGCCGCCGCACCTGGAGGAGGCGTGGGCCGTCCGGGACCGCAGCGCCGAGCTGCACCGGGCCGCCTTCACCGGTATGGCCCGCGAGGTGCCGCTGCCCCGCCCCGAGTTGTACGACGCCCTCTATGACCGCCATATGGAGCCCGCGGCCTGGCGGCCCTACCCGGACGCCCCCGAGGTGCTGGGCGAGTTGCGTCGGCGCGGGGTGCGGATCGCGGTGGTCAGCAACATCGGATGGGATCTGCGCCCGGTCTTCCGCGCCCACGGCCTGGACCCGCTGGTGGACGCCTATGTGCTGTCGTACGAGCACGGGGTCCAGAAGCCGGACCCGCGGCTGTTCCGGGCCGCGTGCGACGCGCTGGGAGTGGACCCGCGCGACGCGGTGATGGTGGGCGACGACCGCCGGGCGGACGCGGGAGCGGCGGCCCTGGGCTGCCGCGTCCATCTGGTGGACCATCTCCCGGTGGACCGGCGTCCGGACTCCCTGCGCGCGGTTCTCGGCCTGCTGCCGGACGCCGCCACGGCCCTCTAGGGCCCTCAGGACGAAGCCCGAAAGGGATCCCATGGGGCAAACCCACCGGTTCGGGCGATCCCCCCGTGTCGCCCGAACCGGCGGAGACATGCGGCCGCCCTCAACGATCGGCGGACAACCAAACGTCGCCTGAGTATATTGGCTGACAGCCAGCCAACGCAGGAGTTACAGCATGGTCCCCCGAAGCCCGTCGGTCAATGAGGAGTTGCGCCGCCGATCCCAGGCCCGTCTGCTGGAGGCGACGGTCGAGCTGGTCGACGAGCACGGCTACGAGGCGACCACCCTCGCCGATATCGCCGACCGGGCCGGGACGGCCCGCGGCCTGGTCTCGTACTACTTCCCGGGCAAGCGGCAGCTGCTGCAGACGGCCGTCCACCGGCTGATGCACATGGAGCTGGCCCGGGGGCTCGAGCGGGAGCCGCGTCCGGAGGGCGGGGAGACCGGGCGGGAGCTGATGGCGCGGGCGATCGACGCGATCCTGGGGCTGGCCCGGGACCGGCCGCGGCTGATGCGGACGCATATGGCGGGGATCCTCACGGCCGAGGGCTTCATCCAGTGCCCCGAGCAGCAGCGGCTGGCCGGTCTGCTGCGGGACACCGTCACCCGGTACGGCTCCGAGGACCCCGAGACCGACTACCGGCTGCTGCGCGCCCTGCTGATGGGCGCGGTGGTCGCGGTGCTGCTGCCGGGGCGCCGATGCCGCCCGAGCGGCTGCGGGCGGAGCTGTTCCACCGCTACGGACTGGACTGGGAGCTCGGCCTCCCGCCGGGCGAGGAGCCGCCCGACGGGAGCCACGCTGGGGTGAACTGACGAGCGCTCAGCGGTAGTCGGGCTGCGTCTGCGTGTTGAGCTCACGCAGCCGGACCGACGCGGCGCTGTCGGTGCGCCGGTCGTGGATCTTCAGGACGTCGAAGCCCTTGTCGATGTCGTTGGAGTAGATGTAGCCGTTGTAGTAGTACGCGGACCAGGAGCCGCCGGTGATGAGCGTGTCGCTGGAGAGCGGCCCGCGCTCGAAGTAGCCGATCTCCTTGGGCTTGTCGGAGTTGGTGAAGTCCCAGACGGAGACGCCGCCCTGGTACCACGCCTGGACCATGATGTCGCGGCCCTTGGCCGGGATCAGCGAGCCGTTGTGGGCGACGCAGTTCTCGGTGTCCGCCTGGTGGCGCGGGATCTTGTAGTAGCTCCGGAAGACCAGCTTGCGCTTGTCGCCCTTGCCGACGATGTCGTAGATGCCGTCGGCGCCGCGGTCCTGACCCACCTCGGTGTTGCAGGTCGCGGCCACGCCGCCGCCCAGCTCATCGGTGAACACGACCTTGGTGCCGCGCTCGTTGAAGGTCGCCGAGTGCCAGAAGGCGAAGTTGACGTTGTCCTCGACCCGGTCGATGACCCTCGGCTTCGCGGGGTCGGCGATGTTGAGCAGGACGCCGTCGCCCATGCACGCGCCCGCCGCCAGCTTCAGCTTGGGGAACGTGGTGAGGTCATGGCAGCCGGTGGTCTGCGAGACGCCGGGGTTGGTGGGCCCGCCGGGGTTGCCGCCGTCCGGGAAGAGCACGGGGAAGTCGATGACCGCGGCCTTCTCGGGCGCCTTACGGGGCACCTTGATGACGGAGATGCCGTCATGCGGGGGCTGGCAGTCCGGGAAGGTGGCGCTGGGCGCGTACGAGGAGACGTAGATGTACACGTCCTTGCTCTCGGGCACCAGGGTGTGGGTGTGCGAACCGCAGGAGGTCTCGACGGCGGCGACGTACTGGGGGTTCCGCTTGTCGCTGATGTCGAAGACCTTCATGCCCTCCCAGGAGGACTTCTCGGTCGCGGGCTGGGTGGTGCTGGTGCAGGAGTTGTCGCTGCGCGAGGAGTCGGTGGAGAGGAAGAGCAGGTCTCCTGAGACCGACACATCGTTCTGCGAGCCCGGGCAGAGCACCTGGCTCACGATCTTCGGGCTCTTCGGCCGGCTGATGTCGTAGATGACAAAGCCGTCGTAGTTGCCCGCGAAGGCGTAATCGCCCTGGAAGGCCAGGTCGGTGTCGATGCCCTTGAGGTCCTGCTTGGGGATGTTGGTGAGGTGGCTGACATTGTCGCTGTGAACCACCTGGTCCACTCCGGGGATGTCGCCGTTCTCGATGGCGGCCCTGGCTTCGGACTGCTGACCCTTCGTCACCCGCTCCTTGTGCGGGGCGTCACCGGGGTCGGGCGTCGCGGCCGCCGGGCCCGCGGCCAGCAAGGTGGCCACCAGACCGAAGGCGGCCGCGGCCGCGCCGAGATATCTGCGCCGCTGCGGAGGTCTTTCCCACGGCTTCACTGCGTCCTCCCTTTGTCGCCGTCCCCGTTCGGAGTTGAACGATTGACGGACCGGGGGAAGTATCGCTCTATCCATGTAGACCACAACAGGTAGCAACATGTTCGTAAAGAGAATTTCCCAACACGCCCGGCACAGTCGGGCCGCTGACGTGCTAAGACGGTCTGCGGATCCCAAGCGCCCCAGGAGGCCACGGTGTTGAACCGCCGTACGACGCTCCACACCGCATCCCTCGCGGCCGCCGTGGCGGCTGCCCTGGCACTCGTCCTGACCGGCTGTGACGCGGAGAGCGACGGCGGGGCCGACGCCGGAAAGGGCAAGGACGGGAAGCCCGCGGTGATCGCGCCGGGCAAGCCCGGCGAGGCGGCGAAGAAGCTGTCGGCCGAGGAGGCGGCGAAGGCGGGGGACGACGACTCCCCCAACACGGCCGACCGCTCCTACGTCCGCATGATGATCGAGCACCACGCACAGGCCCTGGTGATGACCGATCTCGCGAGTGACCGGGCCGAGTCGGCGAAGGTCAAGCGGCTCGCGGAGCGCATCGCGGCCGGGCAGAAGCCGGAGATCGAGGCGATGCGCGCCTGGCAGAAGACCAACGGCGGCGCGCCGAAGGGCGACGACAGCGCCCATGAGGGCCATGACGCGAGGATGCCGGGGATGGCCACCGCGGCCGAGCTCAAGCGGCTGCGCGACGCCGAGGGCGCCGACTTCGACGCGCTCTTCCTCAAGCTGATGATCGCCCATCACCGGGGCGCGGTCTCCATGGCCACGGATGTGCTGGCCCAGGGGAACAACATCCGGGTGGAGGAGATGGCGGGCGATGTGATCGCGCAGCAGAGCAGCGAGATCCGGCGGATGCTGCAGATGTCGTAGGCAGCGAGCCGTAGGCGGATCTCACACTCGTAGGCGGATCTCGTAGCGGGGCGTACGGGGCCGTGCGGGGCCGTTGGGTCCGGGTCTCGTCGAGCCGGGCTCGCGGCGCGGTCGCGGGTCCGTGGACCGGTGGCCGGAGGCGTCATCCGGGCCGGTCCCCCGGCGCGTAGTGCCGGACACGGCGCCCCGCCGGGTGGGATGCTGGAGACATCCTGCGGAAGGGGCTCCTTCGTGCTTCGTGTCGCGGTCGTCGGATCCGGGCCGAGCGGGGTGTACGCCGCCCAAGCGCTCGTCCAGCAGCAGGCTGTCCCCGAGGTGTCGGTGCATGTGCTGGACCGGCTGCCCTGTCCGTATGGGCTGGTGCGCTACGGTGTCGCGCCCGACCACGAGAAGATCAAGTCGCTGCAGCACACGCTGCGCGCGGTCCTGGAGCACCCACGCGTCAGCTTTCTCGGCCATGTGCACGTGGGCCCGCCCCCGCTGGTGCCCGAGCGGCTGCTGGAGCTCTACCACGCGGTGGTCTACTGCGTGGGGGCGGCGACCGACCGGCGGCTCGGCGTTCCCGGCGAGGAGCTGCCGGGCAGCTTCTCCGCGACCGACTTCGTCTCCTGGTACAGCGCCCATCCCGACGCGACCGGCGACGCCTTCGCGCTCGGGGCGGACTCCGCCGTCGTCGTCGGGGTGGGCAATGTCGCGGTGGACGTGGCGCGCATCCTGGCCCGCGGGGCGGAGGAGCTGCGGCCCACCGATGTGCCGCACGCCGCCCTCGGGGCGCTGTCCCAGAGCCGGGTCTCGGACATCCATATGGTCGGCAGGCGCGGGCCGTCGCAGGCGAAGTTCACCACCAAGGAGCTGCGTGAGCTGGGCTCGCTGACCGGCGCCGAGGTGCTGGTGCGCCCCGAGGAGCTGGCGCTGGACCCGGGGTACGAGGATTCGTCGGGGCTGCCGGGGGTCAACCGGCGCAATGTCGAGGTGCTGCGCGACTGGGCGCGGCGCGCGCCCGTGGGCCGGCCGCGCCGGATCCATCTGCGGTTCTTCCTGCGGCCGGTGGCGCTGCTGGGCGAGGGCGCGGTGCGCGCGGTGCGCTTCGAGCGGACCGCGCCGGACGGGCGCGGCGGGGTCGCGGGCACCGGGGTCTTCGAGGACATCGAGGCGCCGCTGGTGCTGCGGTCGGTGGGCTACCGGGGTGTGCCGCTGCCGGGGCTGCCGTTCGACGAGGAGCGCGGCACGGTTCCCAACGCGGCGGGGCGGGTGCTGCGCGGCGGCGAGCCCTCGCCCGGGGAGTACGTGGCGGGGTGGATCAAGCGCGGGCCGACCGGGGTGATCGGCACCAACCGGCCGTGTGCGAAGGAGACCGTGGCCTCGCTGCTGACCGACGCGGAGGCGCTCGCCGCCCGGCCCGTGGTGGCGGATCCGCTGCGGGCGCTGCGCGAGGCCGGGGTGGAGCCGGTGGAGTGGACCGGCTGGCTGCGGATCGAGGCGGCCGAGGAGGCGCTCGGGGCGGCGCTGGGGCGTACGAAGGTGAAGATTCCGGACTGGACGGGGCTGCTGGGCGCGGCGCGCGAGCAGGAGTGAACCGGGCGGGGCGCCGGTCGGGCTTCGCCGGCGGTCCCCGGGTCCGCGCTGTCAGAGGGGTTGACACAGGGCGGCAACACCCCTGAAATCAACAGATTGTTTAAGCCTTCTACGGTCGCGTCACCCTGATCCGTCGCCCACCCCGTCGCCCATCCCGTCACCGCGCGAGGAGCCGCCATGACGTCCGTACGCCATCCCGTGCCCATACGTCACCCCGTGGACGAGGTGCCACCGCCCGGCCGGCTCGCCGCCTTCGGACTGCAGCATGTGCTGGCCATGTACGCGGGCGCGGTGGCCGTGCCGCTGATCGTCGGTGGCGCGATGAAGCTGTCGCCCGCCGATCTGGCGTATCTCATCAACGCCGATCTGCTGCTGTGCGGTATCGCCACGGTCCTGCAGTGCGTGGGGCTGTGGCGATTCGGCGTCCGCCTGCCGATCATGCAGGGCTGCACCTTCGCGGCGGTCACCCCGATGGTGCTGATCGGCACGGAGGGCGGCGGGCTGCGCGCGATCTACGGTTCGGTGATCGTGGCCGGGGTGGCGATGATCCTGCTGGCGCCGGTCTTCGGGCGGCTGCTGCGGTTCTTCCCGCCGCTGGTGACCGGCACGGTGATACTGATCATCGGCCTTTCGCTGCTGCCGGTCGCGGGCAACTGGGCCGCGGGCGGCCAGGGCGCGGCGGACTTCGGTACGCCGAAGAACCTGGGCCTGGCCGGCGGAGTACTGGTCGTGGTCCTGGCCGTGCAGCGCTTCGCGCCCGGCTTCCTGAGCCGGGTCGCGGTGCTGGTGGGGATCGTGGCCGGGACGGCGGCCGCGATACCGCTGGGCTTCACCGACTTCTCCGGGGTGGGCGATTCCGACTGGGTCGGTGTCTCCACCCCGTTCCATTTCGGCTCCCCCACGTTCGAGACGCCCGCCGTGGTGTCCATGCTGGTCGTCGCGCTGGTGACGATGACCGAGACCACGGGCGACTTCATCGCGGTGGGCGAGATGACCGGGCGCCCGGTCGACAGGCGGCGGCTGGCGGACGGACTGCGCGCGGACGGCGCCGCGACCGTGCTCGGCGGGGTCTTCAACACC contains:
- a CDS encoding FAD-dependent oxidoreductase gives rise to the protein MLRVAVVGSGPSGVYAAQALVQQQAVPEVSVHVLDRLPCPYGLVRYGVAPDHEKIKSLQHTLRAVLEHPRVSFLGHVHVGPPPLVPERLLELYHAVVYCVGAATDRRLGVPGEELPGSFSATDFVSWYSAHPDATGDAFALGADSAVVVGVGNVAVDVARILARGAEELRPTDVPHAALGALSQSRVSDIHMVGRRGPSQAKFTTKELRELGSLTGAEVLVRPEELALDPGYEDSSGLPGVNRRNVEVLRDWARRAPVGRPRRIHLRFFLRPVALLGEGAVRAVRFERTAPDGRGGVAGTGVFEDIEAPLVLRSVGYRGVPLPGLPFDEERGTVPNAAGRVLRGGEPSPGEYVAGWIKRGPTGVIGTNRPCAKETVASLLTDAEALAARPVVADPLRALREAGVEPVEWTGWLRIEAAEEALGAALGRTKVKIPDWTGLLGAAREQE
- a CDS encoding HAD family hydrolase, with protein sequence MTVKGALFDFSGTLFRIESTESWLRTALERSGTPVPDEEVVRYARDLEEAGALPGGAPPLTVPPHLEEAWAVRDRSAELHRAAFTGMAREVPLPRPELYDALYDRHMEPAAWRPYPDAPEVLGELRRRGVRIAVVSNIGWDLRPVFRAHGLDPLVDAYVLSYEHGVQKPDPRLFRAACDALGVDPRDAVMVGDDRRADAGAAALGCRVHLVDHLPVDRRPDSLRAVLGLLPDAATAL
- a CDS encoding DUF305 domain-containing protein, producing the protein MLNRRTTLHTASLAAAVAAALALVLTGCDAESDGGADAGKGKDGKPAVIAPGKPGEAAKKLSAEEAAKAGDDDSPNTADRSYVRMMIEHHAQALVMTDLASDRAESAKVKRLAERIAAGQKPEIEAMRAWQKTNGGAPKGDDSAHEGHDARMPGMATAAELKRLRDAEGADFDALFLKLMIAHHRGAVSMATDVLAQGNNIRVEEMAGDVIAQQSSEIRRMLQMS
- a CDS encoding nucleobase:cation symporter-2 family protein; translated protein: MTSVRHPVPIRHPVDEVPPPGRLAAFGLQHVLAMYAGAVAVPLIVGGAMKLSPADLAYLINADLLLCGIATVLQCVGLWRFGVRLPIMQGCTFAAVTPMVLIGTEGGGLRAIYGSVIVAGVAMILLAPVFGRLLRFFPPLVTGTVILIIGLSLLPVAGNWAAGGQGAADFGTPKNLGLAGGVLVVVLAVQRFAPGFLSRVAVLVGIVAGTAAAIPLGFTDFSGVGDSDWVGVSTPFHFGSPTFETPAVVSMLVVALVTMTETTGDFIAVGEMTGRPVDRRRLADGLRADGAATVLGGVFNTFPYTAFAQNVGLVGMTRVRSRWVVAAAGGMLVLLGLAPKLGAVVAAIPAPVLGGAGLVMFGTVAASGLRTLAAVDFRDNHNLTVVAVSVAVGLLPVGVPGIYKEFPNWFQTVMDSGISAGCVTAIALNLLFNHLSGGRASAPVAAEAPLLESRGGEDAVEQTGEQRV
- a CDS encoding LVIVD repeat-containing protein, whose protein sequence is MKPWERPPQRRRYLGAAAAAFGLVATLLAAGPAAATPDPGDAPHKERVTKGQQSEARAAIENGDIPGVDQVVHSDNVSHLTNIPKQDLKGIDTDLAFQGDYAFAGNYDGFVIYDISRPKSPKIVSQVLCPGSQNDVSVSGDLLFLSTDSSRSDNSCTSTTQPATEKSSWEGMKVFDISDKRNPQYVAAVETSCGSHTHTLVPESKDVYIYVSSYAPSATFPDCQPPHDGISVIKVPRKAPEKAAVIDFPVLFPDGGNPGGPTNPGVSQTTGCHDLTTFPKLKLAAGACMGDGVLLNIADPAKPRVIDRVEDNVNFAFWHSATFNERGTKVVFTDELGGGVAATCNTEVGQDRGADGIYDIVGKGDKRKLVFRSYYKIPRHQADTENCVAHNGSLIPAKGRDIMVQAWYQGGVSVWDFTNSDKPKEIGYFERGPLSSDTLITGGSWSAYYYNGYIYSNDIDKGFDVLKIHDRRTDSAASVRLRELNTQTQPDYR